The proteins below come from a single Limosilactobacillus reuteri genomic window:
- the pyrF gene encoding orotidine-5'-phosphate decarboxylase has translation MVAIDVATKQEAIDLFDKLMVKPQPIVKIGMELYYGLGQVIVKEAKKRGFKVFLDLKLYDIPNTVHRAMAAIGRLGIDFTTIHAAGGSEMLIAGLAGLEEGAKEAGVEPAKLLAITQLTSIDEKILHEQQHVDLSLIESVQSYARLAEKVGLAGVVCSAHEIKAIREVTGDNFLCVTPGIRPTHAIKDDQKRVVTPAQARIDGSNAIVVGRPITQSFDPVAAYQEVQKAFLNEEEEK, from the coding sequence ATGGTGGCTATCGATGTTGCAACTAAGCAGGAAGCAATTGACCTATTTGATAAATTAATGGTAAAACCGCAGCCGATCGTAAAAATTGGAATGGAATTATATTATGGCCTGGGACAAGTAATTGTTAAAGAGGCAAAAAAGCGGGGATTTAAGGTATTCCTTGATTTGAAATTATACGATATTCCGAATACTGTTCATCGCGCAATGGCAGCTATTGGCCGATTGGGAATTGATTTTACGACAATTCACGCAGCTGGAGGCAGTGAAATGTTGATTGCCGGATTAGCCGGTCTAGAAGAAGGAGCTAAGGAAGCAGGCGTTGAACCAGCAAAGTTATTAGCAATTACCCAACTTACTTCGATTGATGAAAAAATTCTCCATGAACAACAGCATGTTGATTTGTCGTTGATTGAGTCAGTCCAAAGTTACGCGCGCTTAGCAGAAAAAGTAGGATTGGCCGGCGTGGTTTGCTCAGCCCATGAAATCAAGGCGATTCGTGAAGTGACGGGGGATAATTTCCTATGTGTAACGCCAGGAATCCGCCCGACTCATGCAATAAAAGATGATCAAAAGCGAGTGGTTACACCAGCACAAGCAAGAATAGATGGGAGCAATGCGATCGTAGTTGGACGGCCAATCACTCAGAGCTTTGACCCAGTTGCTGCTTATCAAGAAGTCCAAAAAGCATTCTTAAATGAGGAGGAAGAAAAATGA
- the ribB gene encoding 3,4-dihydroxy-2-butanone-4-phosphate synthase, protein MQSQFSTVEEALNQLVNGGYIILADNEDRENEGDLVALGENVNADTIYEMLNEANGLMCVPVSEDIAKHLAFKPMVEHSTDPHQTPFMVTTDGTLEATGVTTGVSAFDRAATIRQIAKPTAQASDFNHPGHIQPLYAQPHGLRDRIGHTEAAIDLAYLAGKAPVAVIIEVLKRDGTMARRDSLSVLANRVHVPFITINQIIEYLDVKGIDYAADLAKVNA, encoded by the coding sequence ATGCAAAGTCAATTTTCAACTGTTGAAGAAGCATTAAACCAATTAGTAAATGGTGGTTATATTATCTTAGCCGATAATGAAGATCGTGAAAACGAAGGTGATTTAGTAGCTTTAGGTGAAAATGTCAACGCTGATACTATCTATGAAATGTTGAACGAGGCAAATGGTTTAATGTGTGTACCAGTAAGCGAAGATATTGCTAAACATTTAGCGTTTAAGCCCATGGTAGAACATAGCACTGACCCACACCAAACACCATTTATGGTTACTACTGATGGTACCTTAGAAGCAACCGGTGTTACTACTGGTGTTTCTGCTTTTGACCGCGCAGCAACGATTCGGCAAATTGCCAAGCCAACTGCCCAAGCATCTGACTTTAATCATCCCGGCCACATTCAACCTCTTTACGCTCAACCTCATGGATTAAGAGACCGAATTGGTCACACCGAAGCAGCTATTGATCTTGCCTATTTAGCAGGAAAGGCACCAGTTGCTGTTATTATTGAAGTGTTAAAGCGTGACGGCACGATGGCTCGTCGTGATAGTCTGTCAGTCCTTGCTAACCGAGTTCATGTACCATTTATTACAATCAATCAAATTATTGAGTATTTAGATGTAAAGGGAATCGATTATGCCGCTGACCTCGCTAAAGTAAATGCTTAA
- the pyrE gene encoding orotate phosphoribosyltransferase, protein MTYSQRVAKALLDIHAVTLSPDQPFTWASGLKSPIYTDNRLTISYPEVRQAIFNGMVEQIKLHFSGADVIAGTATAGIPHAAWVAQNMELPMIYVRTKPKDHGQGKQIEGVLKEGQKVVVIDDLISTGGSVLNAVRAVNNAGGKVIGVVSVFTYDLPAAEQNFMANGLKYYSVTDYMTLIKVAKENDQISADHLKSLQEWRKDPLSWSKEQAS, encoded by the coding sequence ATGACATATTCACAACGCGTTGCAAAAGCATTATTAGATATTCATGCTGTTACCCTTAGCCCAGACCAACCATTTACCTGGGCGAGCGGTCTAAAATCTCCAATCTATACCGATAATCGATTGACGATTTCTTATCCAGAAGTTCGGCAAGCAATTTTTAATGGGATGGTTGAACAAATTAAACTTCATTTTAGTGGGGCCGATGTTATTGCCGGGACAGCAACTGCTGGAATTCCTCATGCGGCATGGGTTGCCCAGAATATGGAATTACCGATGATTTATGTTCGGACTAAGCCGAAAGATCATGGTCAAGGCAAGCAAATTGAAGGGGTGCTTAAAGAAGGACAAAAAGTCGTCGTGATTGATGACCTTATTTCAACTGGTGGTAGTGTATTAAACGCTGTGCGGGCGGTTAACAATGCAGGCGGAAAAGTAATTGGCGTTGTTTCTGTCTTTACTTATGATTTGCCAGCTGCTGAACAAAACTTTATGGCAAATGGACTAAAATACTATTCAGTAACGGATTATATGACTTTGATTAAGGTCGCAAAGGAAAATGACCAAATTAGTGCGGACCACCTCAAGTCTCTTCAAGAATGGCGGAAAGACCCGTTAAGCTGGAGTAAAGAGCAAGCATCATAA
- the alsS gene encoding acetolactate synthase AlsS, whose amino-acid sequence MEEKLHGADIVIDSLRKHGVNLVFGIPGAKIDRLFEGLDGQDSEDAPKLIVTRHEQNAAFMAQAYGRLTGKTGVAITTSGPGVGNLATGIMTANAEGDPMLAIGGQVQRKDLHRATHQSTPSTEIMAPITQYSAEIQDPNNISEIMANAFEASQDARKGAAFVSLPQDVDDAEVTEKPLPIYETPKMGPADPNDLQKLVELIKNSKMPVILVGQRGADEEITTALRKLLGDYSLPVVETYQAAGVVSRDLEQQSYFGRIGLFRNQVGDQLLQQSDLVIAVGYDPIEYEPRNWNKEGNLRIVNLDTLPAQIDNHYTPIMQLVGNIAISLTELDKLLKGYEYPVAATEQLAKYKQELDQDKKIQVPTSNDASHPLAVVHAIQENVTDDMHVALDVGSHYIWMARHFRCYQPRHLLISNGMQTLGVGLPWAMVAAMLYPEYKSVAVCGDGGFLFSGAELATAVQHHLNVVTIVWNDGGHYDMVKFQEEMKYSQAAGVKFGNVDIVKYAESFGATGLRVNKPADLTKVLSQAFNIDGPVVVDVPVDYSNNKELAANLIDSQLG is encoded by the coding sequence ATGGAAGAGAAACTACATGGCGCAGATATTGTTATTGATAGTTTGAGAAAACACGGGGTTAATCTCGTCTTTGGTATTCCCGGAGCGAAGATTGATCGTTTGTTTGAAGGACTAGATGGTCAAGACAGTGAAGATGCACCTAAATTAATTGTTACCCGGCATGAGCAAAATGCGGCGTTTATGGCCCAAGCTTATGGTCGCTTAACCGGAAAAACAGGGGTCGCGATCACTACATCTGGCCCAGGAGTTGGTAATTTAGCAACTGGGATCATGACAGCCAACGCAGAAGGAGATCCAATGTTAGCGATTGGGGGACAAGTACAACGGAAAGACCTTCACCGCGCAACCCACCAAAGCACGCCTTCAACTGAAATTATGGCACCGATTACGCAATATAGCGCTGAAATTCAAGACCCAAATAATATTTCAGAAATTATGGCCAATGCATTTGAAGCGAGTCAGGATGCACGTAAGGGAGCAGCTTTCGTTAGTCTTCCACAAGACGTTGATGATGCTGAGGTAACTGAAAAGCCATTGCCAATTTATGAAACACCTAAGATGGGTCCTGCTGATCCAAATGACTTACAAAAACTAGTCGAACTAATTAAAAATAGTAAAATGCCGGTTATCTTAGTCGGTCAACGGGGCGCGGATGAAGAAATTACGACTGCTCTCCGCAAATTATTAGGTGATTATTCATTGCCTGTTGTTGAAACATATCAAGCGGCTGGAGTAGTGTCACGTGACTTAGAACAACAGTCATACTTTGGACGGATTGGCCTTTTCCGTAATCAAGTAGGAGATCAGCTTCTTCAACAAAGCGACCTTGTTATTGCTGTTGGTTATGATCCGATTGAATATGAACCACGGAACTGGAACAAGGAGGGGAATCTGCGAATTGTAAACCTTGATACCTTGCCAGCGCAAATTGATAACCACTATACGCCAATCATGCAACTAGTTGGTAATATTGCTATAAGCTTAACGGAGCTTGATAAGTTACTAAAAGGGTATGAATATCCTGTTGCAGCCACTGAGCAACTCGCTAAGTATAAGCAAGAACTTGACCAAGATAAAAAGATTCAAGTACCAACAAGCAATGATGCCAGCCATCCGTTAGCAGTTGTGCATGCAATTCAAGAAAATGTTACTGATGATATGCACGTTGCGCTCGATGTGGGTTCCCACTATATCTGGATGGCACGACATTTCCGCTGCTACCAGCCACGACACTTGTTAATCAGTAACGGGATGCAAACACTAGGCGTTGGCTTGCCATGGGCGATGGTTGCAGCGATGCTTTATCCCGAATATAAATCAGTGGCAGTTTGCGGGGATGGAGGCTTCCTCTTCTCTGGGGCGGAATTAGCGACAGCCGTTCAACACCATCTTAATGTTGTAACGATTGTATGGAATGATGGCGGTCATTACGACATGGTTAAGTTCCAGGAAGAGATGAAGTATTCGCAAGCAGCTGGTGTTAAATTTGGAAATGTTGATATCGTTAAGTATGCTGAGAGTTTTGGTGCAACTGGACTGCGAGTAAATAAGCCGGCTGACCTTACTAAGGTACTCAGTCAAGCGTTTAATATTGACGGCCCAGTTGTGGTAGATGTGCCAGTTGATTACAGTAACAATAAAGAATTAGCTGCCAACTTGATTGATTCACAACTTGGCTAA
- a CDS encoding HAD hydrolase-like protein, which yields MDGAIFSFNNIFVNTNKLSFTAWQRFAMYEFGMGLPGKLASQFDNLTPSQGLSLVLAHFNANPAPSEKASMIAEWQKFLNEEADSLSEKDQLPGIKRLLLNLYDHYVKIAVLDANGDVQNVLKQIGLDNYVDSIVRTNDKESPYLTAVNQLNLIGANCIGVGTTAHDIENIHHINAIAIGVGDATTLANADYQVVQVGDLRYPMLQKIWEDKQ from the coding sequence ATGGATGGTGCGATTTTTTCGTTTAATAATATCTTTGTTAATACAAATAAGTTATCCTTTACTGCATGGCAACGTTTTGCAATGTATGAATTTGGGATGGGATTACCTGGAAAATTAGCTTCCCAATTCGATAACCTTACTCCTTCGCAAGGGCTCTCCCTAGTCTTAGCACATTTTAATGCTAATCCTGCCCCAAGCGAAAAGGCTTCAATGATTGCAGAATGGCAAAAATTCCTTAACGAAGAAGCGGATAGCCTAAGTGAAAAGGATCAACTTCCAGGGATTAAGCGTCTTTTACTAAATCTCTATGATCATTACGTTAAAATTGCCGTGTTAGATGCTAATGGAGATGTACAAAATGTCCTTAAACAAATTGGCCTTGATAATTATGTCGATAGTATCGTTAGGACTAATGATAAAGAAAGCCCATATCTAACTGCTGTTAATCAATTAAATCTTATCGGAGCTAATTGCATTGGAGTTGGAACGACAGCTCATGATATTGAAAATATTCACCATATAAATGCAATTGCAATTGGCGTTGGTGATGCTACAACATTAGCAAATGCAGATTATCAAGTAGTACAAGTTGGTGACTTACGCTACCCAATGCTCCAAAAGATTTGGGAAGATAAACAATAA
- a CDS encoding AI-2E family transporter codes for MTNAWKHFIENVKLRRFTVLLLIIVVLWLMRSMMNLILFTFILTYLVVSWVRLVQRWLPRMSTSLIVIVTYVLLIVLLYLGVTRYLPVLSRQVVKMVNSVVHFYSTHQATMIYRYVSHYISTATIMSQVRHGITIAVSTLTSIGAITVSFVMSLILSFFYTLELKQMNEFSHSFLDSDFGCFFQDIDYFGKKFVNTFGVVLEAQFFIAICNTVITTIGLLFMRMPQIFALSLIVFIFSLVPVAGVIISTIPLAMVGYSVGGIRDVVYIIIMIIIIHTLEAYVLNPKFMSSRTDLPIFYTFIVLLIGEHLFGTWGLIVGVPIFTFLLDVLGVKPIRGAKRIKKEV; via the coding sequence ATGACGAATGCCTGGAAGCATTTTATTGAGAATGTAAAACTACGGCGTTTCACTGTCTTATTATTAATCATTGTCGTACTCTGGCTAATGAGATCAATGATGAATTTAATTTTATTTACATTTATTCTTACTTATCTTGTTGTTAGTTGGGTAAGACTTGTCCAGCGATGGTTACCACGAATGTCGACAAGTTTAATTGTAATCGTTACCTATGTATTGTTAATTGTTCTCTTATACTTAGGGGTGACCCGCTATTTACCAGTTTTATCTCGGCAAGTTGTTAAAATGGTCAATTCAGTAGTTCATTTCTATAGTACTCATCAAGCGACGATGATATATCGTTATGTCAGCCATTACATAAGTACCGCCACTATTATGAGTCAGGTTCGGCATGGGATAACAATCGCGGTTAGCACTTTGACAAGTATTGGTGCAATTACCGTTTCATTTGTAATGTCTTTAATCTTGAGCTTTTTCTATACGCTTGAATTAAAACAAATGAATGAATTTTCTCATAGCTTTTTAGATAGTGATTTTGGCTGTTTTTTCCAGGATATTGATTATTTTGGTAAAAAATTTGTCAATACTTTTGGGGTAGTATTAGAGGCCCAATTTTTTATTGCTATTTGCAATACAGTGATTACCACGATTGGCCTATTATTTATGCGGATGCCGCAGATTTTTGCCCTATCGTTAATTGTGTTTATCTTTAGTTTGGTTCCGGTTGCTGGAGTAATTATTTCAACAATCCCATTGGCGATGGTTGGTTACTCAGTCGGTGGAATTCGCGATGTGGTTTACATTATCATCATGATTATCATCATCCATACTTTGGAGGCCTACGTCTTAAATCCTAAGTTTATGTCTAGCCGGACAGATCTACCAATCTTTTATACTTTTATCGTATTACTGATTGGTGAACATCTTTTTGGTACATGGGGATTGATTGTGGGGGTACCAATCTTTACCTTCTTACTTGATGTATTAGGCGTAAAGCCCATTCGCGGTGCAAAAAGAATAAAAAAAGAAGTGTGA
- a CDS encoding formate--tetrahydrofolate ligase, which translates to MTDIEIADQATLEPITEIAEKLGLSEDEIEQYGKYKAKIDLNVKPLPDKKHKLILVTSINPTPAGEGKSTVLIGLGDALNQLNYQTTIAMREPSMGPVFGIKGGATGGGYSQVVPMEDINLNFTGDLHALTSANNTLAALIDNYIMRDNAMNLDPRRIIWKRVEDVNDRALRNVVTGLGGPMAGVPRETGFDITAASELMAILCLSTSLHDLKERISRIVVGYTYDKEPVTVGQLNFQDAITIILKDALKPNLVQTLDHTPTIVHGGPFANIAHGCNSVLATQTALNLSDYTVTEAGFGADLGGEKFLDIKQRVLGKHPDAIVIVATVRALEYNGGAKLADLNDENLDALKKGMANLNRHIKNMQLYGLPIVVAINHFVSDTDKEIQMIKDDCAKQNVEAILTDAWAKGGKGTHDLANKVVELADSPSEFTHIYDVQVDDLQTKLEKIAKQIYGAKEVSFSRKAQNQLKRFAKYGWNDLPVCIAKTQYSFTDDQKQLGAPTDFTFHIRELVPKIGAGFVVALAGNMMTMPGLPKEPAAVNMTIDDNGKITGLF; encoded by the coding sequence ATGACAGACATCGAGATTGCAGACCAAGCGACACTGGAACCAATTACAGAAATTGCCGAGAAACTCGGACTTTCAGAAGACGAAATCGAACAATATGGTAAGTATAAAGCCAAAATTGATTTAAATGTAAAGCCTTTACCTGATAAAAAACATAAACTAATTTTAGTTACGTCCATCAACCCTACTCCTGCTGGTGAAGGGAAGTCGACTGTCCTCATTGGCTTAGGGGATGCATTAAATCAGTTAAATTATCAGACAACGATTGCAATGCGTGAACCATCGATGGGGCCTGTTTTTGGAATCAAAGGTGGTGCAACTGGTGGTGGATATAGTCAGGTTGTTCCAATGGAAGATATTAACCTGAACTTTACCGGTGACTTGCATGCTCTTACAAGTGCTAATAATACTTTGGCCGCTTTAATTGATAACTATATTATGCGTGATAATGCAATGAACCTTGATCCGCGGCGAATTATCTGGAAACGGGTAGAAGACGTTAATGATCGTGCTCTCCGAAATGTAGTTACCGGTCTTGGCGGTCCAATGGCTGGTGTTCCACGTGAAACAGGCTTTGACATCACAGCTGCTTCCGAGCTGATGGCAATTTTATGTCTATCAACTAGTCTTCATGACTTGAAAGAACGGATTAGTCGAATTGTAGTAGGATATACATACGATAAAGAACCGGTCACAGTTGGCCAGCTTAATTTTCAGGATGCAATTACAATTATCTTGAAAGATGCATTAAAGCCTAACCTTGTCCAAACTTTAGACCATACGCCAACAATCGTACATGGGGGACCATTTGCCAACATTGCCCATGGGTGTAATAGCGTTTTGGCGACGCAAACTGCCCTTAACCTTTCTGACTATACTGTGACGGAAGCTGGCTTTGGGGCTGACCTTGGTGGGGAAAAATTCCTTGATATTAAACAACGTGTTCTTGGTAAGCATCCAGATGCAATTGTCATCGTAGCGACTGTTCGAGCGCTAGAATACAATGGCGGTGCCAAACTTGCAGACTTAAATGATGAAAATCTTGATGCGCTGAAAAAAGGAATGGCAAACCTTAATCGTCACATTAAGAATATGCAATTATATGGGTTACCAATCGTAGTTGCAATCAACCATTTTGTCAGTGATACCGATAAAGAAATTCAAATGATTAAGGATGACTGTGCTAAGCAAAATGTTGAAGCAATTTTGACTGATGCTTGGGCTAAGGGCGGTAAAGGTACCCATGATTTGGCTAATAAAGTAGTCGAACTTGCTGATAGTCCAAGTGAATTTACTCATATCTATGACGTTCAAGTTGATGACCTTCAAACTAAGTTAGAGAAGATTGCTAAGCAGATTTATGGTGCTAAAGAAGTATCATTTAGCCGTAAAGCACAAAATCAATTGAAGCGATTTGCTAAGTATGGATGGAATGACTTGCCAGTATGTATTGCTAAGACCCAGTACTCATTTACAGATGACCAAAAACAACTCGGTGCCCCAACTGACTTTACTTTCCATATTCGGGAATTGGTACCAAAGATCGGTGCCGGCTTTGTCGTGGCATTAGCTGGTAATATGATGACAATGCCAGGCCTCCCTAAAGAACCAGCGGCTGTAAACATGACGATTGACGATAATGGTAAAATTACCGGATTATTCTAA
- a CDS encoding SAM-dependent methyltransferase yields MLEKTFYKSLLKHSFNIPVKIVFWDGSSVIYGDGTPEVTITFNEKIPMRDITKNASIALGEAYMDKKIEIQGSIQELIESAYESADSFMRSSKFRKFLPKQGHSEKESENDVQSHYDVGNDFYKLWLDDTLTYSCAYFTDGNHDDLTKAQVDKVHHILKKLDPKPGKTLLDIGCGWGTLMLTAAKEYGLKVTGVTLSEEQYRFVKERIEKEGLQDVAEVKPVDYRELGDQKWDYITSVGMFEHVGKENLGFYFKDIQGCLADDGVALIHGITRQQGGAYNGWINKYIFPGGYVPGLEEMIGHIEENHMQIADIEMLRRHYQRTLEIWDMNFNEHRAQILDMMGERFTRMWDLYLQTCAASFESGNIDVIQYLITKGPSGKNLPMTRDYMTK; encoded by the coding sequence ATGTTAGAAAAGACGTTCTACAAGTCACTACTAAAGCACTCATTTAACATTCCCGTAAAGATCGTATTTTGGGATGGATCAAGTGTTATCTATGGTGACGGAACTCCTGAGGTAACTATCACCTTTAATGAGAAAATTCCAATGCGTGATATTACCAAGAACGCCTCAATTGCACTTGGGGAAGCCTACATGGATAAGAAAATCGAGATCCAGGGTAGCATTCAAGAATTGATCGAATCAGCATATGAAAGTGCCGATAGTTTTATGCGGAGTTCTAAGTTCCGCAAATTTTTGCCTAAACAAGGCCACTCAGAAAAAGAGAGCGAAAATGATGTCCAAAGTCATTATGATGTTGGGAACGACTTCTACAAGTTATGGCTTGATGATACGCTAACTTACTCATGTGCTTATTTTACTGATGGCAACCATGATGATCTTACAAAAGCACAAGTTGATAAGGTTCATCACATCTTAAAGAAGCTTGATCCAAAGCCTGGCAAAACATTGCTTGATATTGGATGTGGTTGGGGAACATTAATGTTAACTGCTGCAAAAGAATATGGCTTAAAAGTTACTGGGGTTACTTTAAGCGAAGAACAATATCGCTTTGTTAAGGAACGGATTGAAAAAGAAGGTTTGCAAGACGTTGCCGAAGTTAAACCTGTTGATTACCGTGAACTTGGTGACCAAAAGTGGGATTATATTACATCCGTTGGTATGTTTGAACACGTTGGAAAAGAAAATCTAGGTTTTTACTTTAAAGATATCCAAGGTTGCCTTGCTGATGATGGTGTTGCCTTGATTCATGGTATCACTCGTCAACAAGGCGGTGCATATAATGGGTGGATTAACAAGTATATCTTCCCTGGCGGTTATGTACCTGGTCTCGAAGAAATGATCGGTCACATTGAAGAAAATCATATGCAAATCGCTGATATCGAAATGCTTCGCCGTCACTATCAACGCACCCTCGAAATTTGGGACATGAACTTTAATGAACATCGTGCTCAAATCCTTGATATGATGGGTGAACGTTTTACACGGATGTGGGATTTATATCTTCAAACATGTGCTGCATCATTTGAATCTGGAAATATTGATGTTATTCAATACTTGATAACTAAGGGTCCTTCAGGTAAAAACTTACCAATGACTCGTGATTACATGACAAAATAG